A stretch of the Aegilops tauschii subsp. strangulata cultivar AL8/78 chromosome 4, Aet v6.0, whole genome shotgun sequence genome encodes the following:
- the LOC109777086 gene encoding uncharacterized protein produces MGAGQRGERGGMSTSKRSRLAAAADAASWCLALSALAALLLVCSLGETSEAAVVLRGASLSARWRPCEEIYVVAEGETLHGISDRCGDPYILERNPHVHDPDDVFPGLVLRITPFSPRPSVFGSPP; encoded by the coding sequence ATGGGGGCGGGGCAACGCGGTGAGAGAGGTGGTATGTCGACGAGCAAGAGGTCgaggctggcggcggcggcggacgcggcgTCGTGGTGCCTCGCGCTGTCGGCGCTGGCGGCGCTGCTGCTCGTGTGCTCGCTCGGGGAGACGTCGGAGGCCGCGGTGGTGCTGCGGGGCGCGTCGCTGTCGGCGCGGTGGCGGCCGTGCGAGGAGATCTACGTGGTGGCGGAGGGCGAGACGCTGCACGGCATCAGCGACCGCTGCGGTGACCCCTACATCCTGGAGCGCAACCCGCACGTCCACGACCCCGACGACGTCTTCCCCGGCCTCGTCCTCAGGATCACGCCCTTCAGCCCCAGGCCGTCCGTCTTCGGTAGCCCCCCGTAG